The following are encoded in a window of Lactobacillus acidophilus genomic DNA:
- a CDS encoding methionine ABC transporter permease has protein sequence MISFLDKYLPNVVQLGWGGDAGWGTSIFQTLFMTFWSAIFGGILGIIFGIILVLTKDDGIRPNKFWYNLSDKLVSIFRAIPFIILLAFVAPVTQKIVGTQIGMKAALVPLTLGVFPFYARQVQVALESVDPGKVEAAESLGATTRDIIFDVYLRESRSELIRVSTVTIISLIGLTAMAGAVGAGGLGNTAISYGYNRFNNDVTLVATILVIILIFIVQIIGDFFAKKLNHQSR, from the coding sequence ATGATTAGCTTTTTAGATAAATACTTACCAAATGTTGTTCAATTAGGCTGGGGGGGAGATGCTGGCTGGGGGACTAGTATTTTTCAAACTTTATTTATGACTTTTTGGTCCGCAATCTTTGGTGGAATTTTAGGAATTATTTTTGGTATTATTCTTGTTTTAACTAAAGATGATGGAATTCGTCCAAATAAATTTTGGTACAATCTTTCAGATAAATTAGTTTCAATTTTTAGAGCCATTCCTTTTATTATCTTACTTGCTTTTGTAGCACCGGTTACGCAAAAAATTGTTGGTACTCAGATTGGAATGAAAGCCGCACTTGTCCCATTGACTTTAGGTGTTTTTCCATTTTATGCTCGTCAGGTTCAAGTTGCTCTTGAAAGTGTTGATCCTGGTAAAGTAGAAGCGGCTGAAAGTCTAGGTGCAACGACTCGTGACATTATTTTTGATGTATATTTAAGGGAATCACGTTCTGAATTAATTCGTGTTTCTACTGTAACAATTATTAGTTTAATTGGTTTAACTGCAATGGCTGGGGCAGTTGGCGCTGGTGGTTTAGGTAATACGGCTATATCATACGGCTACAATAGATTCAACAATGATGTTACATTAGTAGCTACTATATTAGTAATTATTTTGATCTTTATTGTTCAAATTATTGGTGATTTCTTTGCTAAAAAATTAAATCATCAATCAAGATAA
- a CDS encoding class II fumarate hydratase, translated as MSEEEYRIESDTIGPVKIPKGALWGPQTERSRNNFPSGELMPLQIIRAFLHLKKAAAESNVEVGDEPKEKGEAIEDAIDHLLALSDEDLRKDFPLHVLQTGSGTQSNMNVNEVVANLANKLHSGLNILPNDDVNRGQSSNDTFPTAMNIVAVEALDKLEPAVQHLIDELVIKEKKYWKTVKVGRTHLQDATPLTFGQELSGYISALKHDLSYIKELKPTLYELAIGGTAVGTGLNAAPGMTEKIADKLSAVYGHEFKVKTNKFWGLAHHSGLDVVHGALKTLAADMFKIAQDIRFLASGPRAGYHELNIPANEPGSSIMPGKVNPTQAEAVTMATAKVFGNDTTITFASSQGNFEMNVFKTVLIASFLDSCDILTGAIIGFADKMIHGLTVNEERMDELLENSLMTVTALSPHIGYHAAAEIAQTADKEGTTLKEAALKSGKVTEKQYDEWMDYMKMTNIDKSNPEE; from the coding sequence ATGAGTGAAGAAGAATATCGTATTGAAAGTGATACTATTGGACCAGTAAAAATCCCTAAAGGCGCATTATGGGGACCCCAAACAGAAAGAAGTCGTAATAACTTCCCAAGTGGTGAATTGATGCCATTGCAAATTATTCGTGCTTTCTTACATTTGAAAAAAGCAGCTGCCGAATCAAATGTTGAAGTAGGGGATGAACCAAAGGAAAAAGGTGAAGCAATCGAAGACGCAATTGATCATCTTTTGGCGTTAAGTGATGAAGACTTAAGAAAAGATTTTCCACTTCACGTGTTACAGACGGGTTCAGGTACACAAAGCAATATGAATGTTAACGAAGTAGTTGCTAACTTAGCTAATAAATTGCACTCAGGTTTGAATATTTTACCTAATGATGATGTAAATCGTGGGCAATCTTCGAACGATACTTTTCCAACAGCGATGAATATTGTGGCTGTTGAAGCTCTAGATAAGTTGGAACCAGCTGTTCAACATTTAATTGATGAATTAGTAATCAAAGAAAAGAAGTATTGGAAGACAGTCAAGGTTGGACGCACACACTTGCAAGATGCTACTCCATTAACTTTTGGACAAGAACTTTCAGGCTATATTTCGGCATTAAAGCATGATTTATCTTACATCAAAGAATTAAAGCCAACTCTTTATGAATTAGCTATTGGTGGTACTGCAGTAGGTACCGGTTTGAATGCCGCACCAGGTATGACCGAAAAAATCGCTGATAAATTATCAGCAGTCTATGGCCATGAATTTAAAGTTAAGACAAATAAGTTTTGGGGGCTAGCTCATCATTCAGGTCTTGATGTAGTTCACGGTGCTCTTAAGACTCTGGCAGCTGATATGTTTAAAATTGCTCAGGATATTAGATTCTTGGCATCAGGCCCACGAGCTGGTTATCATGAATTAAATATTCCAGCAAATGAACCTGGTTCAAGTATTATGCCAGGCAAGGTAAATCCAACTCAAGCAGAGGCTGTAACTATGGCGACTGCTAAAGTTTTTGGAAATGATACGACAATTACTTTTGCTTCAAGTCAAGGTAACTTTGAAATGAATGTATTTAAGACTGTCCTTATAGCATCATTTCTTGATTCATGTGATATTTTGACTGGGGCTATTATTGGATTTGCTGATAAAATGATTCATGGCTTAACAGTTAATGAAGAAAGAATGGATGAATTACTTGAAAATTCACTCATGACTGTTACTGCTTTATCACCACATATTGGTTATCATGCTGCTGCCGAAATTGCACAAACTGCTGATAAAGAAGGTACTACTTTAAAAGAAGCAGCATTGAAGAGTGGTAAAGTTACTGAAAAACAATATGATGAATGGATGGATTATATGAAAATGACTAATATTGATAAGTCAAATCCGGAAGAATAA
- a CDS encoding C1 family peptidase, with translation MAIISDQEIADFSADFNSNSENLVASCAARRNGLLEASFNDRVSEKLNHVFSTELDIGGVTNQKQSGRCWEFATLNVLRHYFGKKNNVKDFTFSQAYNFFWDKIERANAFYDAMIRLADKPINDREVQSWLSFAGEDGGLWSMAINLVKKYGVVPSYAMPESFNSNHTAGLIDSLARKERKDAILLRKLVNENRQNEIAETKKKALNEVYRMVSVALGEPPKKFDLEYRDDDKKYHLEKDLTPRAFVQKYFKDFKFDDYVVLSNCPNHEFNKLYHMPLYDNVDGGDQIKFLNVPIEYLSQAAVAQLKSGDAVIFGNDVSKQMERKTGYLDTNLYETDKLFGVDTKMSKADRLATGEGFATHDMTLVGVDEDNGHIRKWKVENSWGDKFGHNGFYEMSQQWFEDYVYDVVVRKEFLTDEQLKLAEGPAIDLKPWDNIG, from the coding sequence ATGGCAATTATTTCAGATCAAGAAATTGCGGATTTTTCCGCAGATTTTAATTCTAATAGTGAAAACTTAGTTGCATCTTGTGCAGCTCGGCGTAATGGATTATTAGAAGCTTCTTTCAATGATCGAGTTTCAGAAAAATTAAATCATGTTTTTTCAACTGAACTTGATATTGGTGGTGTAACTAATCAAAAACAATCTGGGCGTTGTTGGGAGTTTGCCACATTAAATGTTTTACGACATTATTTTGGTAAGAAAAATAATGTGAAAGATTTCACTTTTTCTCAAGCATATAATTTCTTTTGGGATAAAATTGAACGGGCAAATGCATTTTATGATGCAATGATTCGCTTAGCCGATAAACCGATTAATGATCGTGAAGTTCAATCATGGTTATCTTTTGCAGGTGAAGATGGCGGATTATGGAGTATGGCAATTAATTTGGTTAAAAAATATGGGGTAGTACCATCATATGCAATGCCAGAAAGTTTTAATTCTAATCATACAGCTGGATTGATTGATTCACTTGCTCGTAAAGAAAGAAAAGATGCAATTCTTTTACGTAAATTAGTGAATGAAAATAGGCAAAATGAGATTGCAGAAACTAAGAAAAAGGCTTTAAATGAAGTTTATCGAATGGTTTCTGTAGCATTAGGAGAACCACCTAAAAAGTTTGATTTAGAATATCGTGATGATGATAAAAAATATCATTTGGAAAAAGACTTAACTCCACGTGCTTTTGTTCAAAAGTATTTTAAAGACTTTAAATTTGACGATTATGTAGTGTTATCTAATTGTCCAAATCATGAGTTTAACAAATTGTATCATATGCCGCTTTATGACAATGTGGATGGTGGTGATCAGATTAAGTTTTTAAATGTACCAATTGAATATCTTTCTCAAGCCGCTGTAGCTCAGCTTAAATCAGGGGATGCCGTAATTTTTGGCAATGATGTTTCCAAACAAATGGAGCGAAAAACTGGATATTTAGATACAAATCTTTATGAAACAGATAAATTATTTGGTGTAGATACTAAAATGAGTAAAGCAGATCGCTTGGCAACGGGAGAAGGATTTGCTACACATGATATGACTTTAGTTGGTGTTGATGAAGATAATGGTCATATTCGCAAGTGGAAAGTAGAAAATTCTTGGGGTGATAAATTTGGTCATAATGGATTCTATGAAATGAGTCAACAATGGTTTGAAGATTATGTCTATGACGTAGTAGTCAGAAAAGAATTTTTAACTGACGAACAATTAAAATTGGCAGAAGGTCCTGCAATTGATCTTAAACCATGGGATAACATTGGCTAA
- a CDS encoding L-lactate dehydrogenase has protein sequence MSRKVFLVGDGAVGSTFANDLLQNTTVDELAIFDVAKDRPVGDSMDLEDITPFTGQTNIHPAEYSDAKDADVCVITAGVPRKPGETRLDLVNKNVKILKTIVDPVVESGFKGVFVVSANPVDILTTLTQKISGFPKDRVIGTGTSLDSMRLRVELAKKLNVPVAKVNSMVLGEHGDTSFENFDESTVDNKPLRDYSEINDNVLSEIESDVRKKGGKIITNKGATFYGVAMMLTQIVSAILDNRSICLPLSAPINGEYGIKHDLYLGTPTIINGNGIEKVIETKLSDVEKAKMINSADKMQEVLSGVEM, from the coding sequence ATGAGTAGAAAAGTGTTTCTTGTAGGTGATGGTGCTGTTGGTTCAACTTTTGCAAATGACTTATTGCAAAATACAACTGTTGATGAATTAGCGATTTTTGATGTTGCTAAAGATCGTCCAGTTGGTGATTCAATGGATTTGGAAGATATTACTCCATTTACAGGTCAAACTAATATTCATCCAGCAGAATATAGTGATGCTAAAGATGCAGATGTGTGTGTAATTACTGCTGGTGTTCCTCGTAAACCTGGTGAAACTAGACTTGACTTAGTTAATAAGAATGTAAAGATTTTAAAGACTATTGTTGATCCGGTTGTTGAATCCGGTTTTAAGGGTGTATTTGTTGTTTCAGCTAACCCGGTTGATATTTTAACCACATTGACTCAAAAAATATCCGGTTTTCCAAAAGATCGTGTAATTGGTACTGGTACTTCACTTGATTCAATGCGTCTTCGCGTTGAATTGGCAAAGAAACTTAATGTTCCAGTAGCTAAGGTTAACTCAATGGTTCTTGGTGAACACGGTGATACTAGTTTTGAAAACTTTGACGAATCAACTGTTGACAATAAGCCACTTCGCGATTACTCAGAAATCAATGATAATGTTTTAAGTGAAATTGAGTCAGACGTCCGTAAAAAGGGTGGAAAGATCATCACTAACAAAGGAGCTACATTCTATGGTGTTGCTATGATGCTTACTCAAATTGTTAGTGCTATTTTAGATAATCGTTCAATTTGTTTGCCATTATCAGCCCCAATTAATGGTGAATATGGCATTAAGCATGATCTTTACTTAGGTACTCCAACTATAATTAACGGTAATGGTATTGAAAAAGTTATTGAAACTAAACTTTCAGATGTAGAAAAAGCTAAGATGATCAATTCTGCAGATAAGATGCAAGAAGTTTTATCAGGTGTTGAAATGTAA
- a CDS encoding flavocytochrome c, with protein sequence MPNVKELKNKYDAIIIGSGGTGLTAALQAHELGLNVVVLEKNEKTGGNTSRASSGMNASESLVQLDEGIIDNNQDFYNETLKGGGLLNDRAMLKYFVDHSAIAISWLMKYGVRLTDLTITGGMSKKRAHRPGSMEPVGFYLTSRLTNQVKKSGVDIFTGAKVTKLLQDKSNKVNGVEVTTEDGVKTIKAKAVLLATGGFGASKDIIKKYRPDLVDYKTTNQPGATGDGMKLAKEIGAQLMQMNFIQVHPTADTDNPHVYLIGEGLRGEGAILVNKNGDRFVNELSTRKIVSDAITNLHEDGAYLIFDSGVRAHFGAVEFYDQIGLVQHGDTLEELAKKIGVDGYNLNETVERWDKAVENHKDKEFGRTTGMDRQLDRGPYFAIHIHPAIHYTMGGIHINTDTEVLDTNGNVIKGLYAAGEVSGGLHGNNRIGGNSIAETVIFGRQAGIQMAKYAREHGKK encoded by the coding sequence ATGCCTAACGTTAAAGAATTAAAGAATAAATATGATGCAATTATAATTGGTTCGGGTGGTACTGGATTGACTGCAGCACTTCAAGCACATGAATTAGGTTTAAATGTAGTTGTTCTAGAAAAAAATGAAAAAACTGGTGGAAATACTAGCCGTGCTTCTAGTGGAATGAACGCCTCCGAATCTTTGGTTCAACTTGATGAAGGGATCATTGATAATAACCAAGATTTTTATAATGAAACCCTAAAAGGTGGCGGATTATTAAATGATCGTGCTATGCTTAAATATTTTGTCGATCATTCAGCTATCGCAATTAGTTGGCTAATGAAATATGGTGTGCGTCTGACAGATTTAACCATTACGGGAGGGATGAGCAAAAAAAGAGCCCATCGTCCCGGCTCAATGGAACCAGTAGGCTTTTATTTAACTTCTCGTTTAACTAATCAGGTAAAAAAATCAGGTGTTGATATTTTTACCGGTGCGAAGGTAACTAAATTATTACAAGATAAAAGTAACAAAGTTAATGGTGTTGAAGTTACTACAGAAGATGGTGTAAAAACTATTAAAGCTAAAGCGGTGCTTCTTGCAACTGGTGGATTTGGTGCATCTAAGGATATTATTAAGAAGTATCGTCCAGATTTAGTGGATTATAAAACAACTAACCAACCTGGAGCAACTGGAGATGGAATGAAGCTTGCAAAAGAAATCGGTGCACAATTAATGCAAATGAACTTTATTCAAGTTCACCCAACTGCAGATACTGACAATCCGCATGTTTACTTAATTGGTGAAGGGTTGCGTGGTGAAGGTGCAATTTTAGTTAATAAAAATGGTGATCGTTTTGTTAACGAATTAAGTACTCGTAAAATTGTTTCAGATGCTATTACTAATTTACATGAAGATGGTGCATATTTAATTTTTGATTCGGGTGTTCGTGCTCACTTTGGTGCAGTTGAATTCTATGATCAAATTGGTTTAGTTCAACATGGTGATACTTTAGAAGAATTAGCTAAAAAAATCGGTGTTGATGGTTATAACTTAAACGAAACAGTTGAACGTTGGGATAAGGCCGTTGAGAATCATAAGGATAAAGAATTCGGTCGTACTACAGGTATGGATCGTCAACTTGATCGTGGACCATACTTTGCTATTCATATTCATCCGGCTATTCACTATACTATGGGTGGTATTCATATTAATACTGATACGGAAGTATTAGATACTAACGGTAATGTAATTAAGGGCTTATATGCTGCTGGTGAAGTTTCTGGTGGACTTCATGGTAATAATCGAATTGGTGGTAATTCTATTGCTGAAACTGTGATTTTTGGTCGACAAGCAGGTATTCAGATGGCCAAATATGCTAGAGAGCATGGAAAAAAATAA
- a CDS encoding mucin-binding protein translates to MSKITFFSKTIHIKIKFVDMDNWSPILKPIEVKGKEGKTIDCSINNQLEEAKKQGYELASNELEQDGQRKEFSSDNDEYIIGFHHGQAIIDAMHPGYGYTKGQLEKTITQIVHYQGASSKTPIDNKISRVLRRKLIIDKVNGKIINDSGWNNQGYFKLIATPVVPGFKADHLIAGGGKIDPHNPVQNYVVEYALNNEPVSERQTAKIQYVDILNNNRVILSDEVVGKANDWIEYDPQNRITELRKNGYELVDNAFNANGNVQFFGDSNEEFVFIITMKHTFINVDIKHPFDKILPKQYLKAVNFRVVFQGAGILTPDEITQTAILNRSLKVIPETGRVLSKTRWFSDIDSFHDVKVPVVEGFVADKLKIKAPEIVPSDIIVTVNYIDAMVAKLKKAEKRLQEQKKLEMAIITFIDIDKNGTQIMTSGAITGQPGESINDSYSTKEPLKTLKNEGYEVVFNNFDIPGMVQRFDNNDLQPQVFTIGLKKVAQIESNLKIVRDKSEATIIK, encoded by the coding sequence ATGAGCAAAATAACATTTTTTTCTAAAACAATACATATAAAAATTAAGTTTGTTGATATGGATAATTGGAGTCCGATCCTTAAGCCTATTGAAGTTAAAGGTAAAGAAGGAAAAACAATTGATTGTAGTATAAATAATCAACTTGAAGAGGCAAAAAAACAAGGATATGAACTTGCTAGTAATGAACTTGAACAAGATGGTCAGAGAAAAGAATTTTCTAGTGATAATGATGAATATATAATTGGCTTTCATCATGGTCAAGCTATTATTGATGCTATGCATCCTGGCTATGGATATACAAAGGGTCAATTAGAGAAAACAATTACTCAAATAGTTCATTATCAGGGAGCATCAAGTAAGACGCCAATTGACAATAAGATCTCAAGAGTTCTTAGGCGAAAATTAATAATTGATAAAGTAAATGGAAAGATAATTAATGATAGTGGCTGGAATAATCAAGGATATTTTAAATTGATTGCTACTCCTGTGGTCCCTGGATTCAAAGCAGATCATTTAATTGCAGGTGGTGGCAAAATTGATCCACACAATCCGGTTCAAAACTATGTGGTAGAGTATGCTTTAAATAATGAGCCAGTGTCTGAAAGGCAAACTGCTAAGATTCAATACGTTGATATATTAAACAATAATCGGGTAATCTTAAGTGATGAAGTGGTAGGAAAAGCAAATGATTGGATTGAATATGATCCTCAGAATAGAATCACTGAGTTACGAAAAAATGGATATGAATTAGTTGATAATGCGTTTAATGCAAATGGAAACGTTCAATTTTTTGGTGATAGCAATGAAGAATTTGTTTTCATCATTACAATGAAGCATACCTTTATCAATGTTGATATTAAGCATCCTTTTGATAAGATACTTCCTAAACAGTATCTTAAAGCAGTTAATTTTAGAGTAGTTTTTCAAGGGGCAGGTATTTTGACTCCGGATGAAATTACGCAAACAGCAATTTTAAATAGAAGTTTAAAGGTAATTCCTGAAACTGGAAGAGTATTATCTAAAACAAGATGGTTTAGTGATATTGACTCTTTTCATGATGTTAAAGTTCCAGTTGTTGAAGGTTTCGTAGCTGATAAACTAAAAATAAAGGCACCAGAAATCGTGCCAAGTGATATTATAGTTACTGTCAATTATATTGATGCGATGGTGGCCAAGCTTAAAAAAGCAGAAAAAAGATTGCAGGAACAAAAAAAGTTAGAAATGGCAATCATAACTTTTATTGATATTGACAAAAATGGTACACAAATTATGACATCTGGTGCAATAACTGGACAACCTGGAGAAAGTATTAATGATTCTTATAGTACTAAAGAACCTTTAAAAACTTTGAAGAATGAAGGGTATGAAGTTGTCTTTAATAATTTCGATATTCCAGGTATGGTTCAACGTTTTGATAATAATGATTTACAGCCACAAGTATTTACAATTGGCTTAAAAAAAGTGGCTCAAATAGAATCTAATCTTAAAATTGTTAGAGATAAGTCAGAAGCGACCATAATTAAATAA